One part of the Thermoplasmata archaeon genome encodes these proteins:
- a CDS encoding aldo/keto reductase codes for MKTRTLGRQGLKVSEIGLGCMGMSKVYGQPDEAEAIHTIHRALELGVNFLDTADVYGPFTNEKLVGRAIAGRRDEVVLATKFGLVRSSEPGSRSLDGSPAHVREACHASLERLGVDTIDLYYLHRVDPKTPIEETVAAMAELVDEGKVRYLGLSEASSKTIRRAHAVHPISALQSEYSLWTRDPEGEILSTVRELGIGFVAFSPLGRGFFTGTIQSPDELDADDFRRSLPRFQRDNFHRNQELVERIREIAAEKRVTSGQLALAWLLRQGDDIVPIPGTKQRRYLEENVRAVDVHLTRSDLERIDAAFPKGAAAGDRYADMSSVNR; via the coding sequence ATGAAAACGCGCACGCTGGGACGGCAAGGCCTCAAGGTCTCCGAAATCGGGTTGGGCTGCATGGGCATGTCCAAGGTCTACGGACAGCCGGACGAGGCCGAGGCGATCCACACGATTCATCGTGCGCTGGAGCTCGGGGTGAATTTTCTCGATACCGCCGACGTGTATGGTCCCTTCACGAACGAGAAGCTCGTTGGCCGGGCGATTGCGGGCCGCCGCGACGAGGTCGTGTTGGCCACGAAATTCGGCCTCGTTCGCTCAAGCGAACCAGGCAGCCGCAGCCTGGACGGCAGCCCGGCGCACGTCCGAGAGGCGTGTCACGCTTCGCTCGAGCGGCTTGGCGTCGACACGATCGACCTCTATTACCTCCACCGGGTCGACCCGAAGACGCCGATCGAGGAGACGGTCGCCGCCATGGCCGAGCTCGTCGACGAGGGCAAGGTTCGATACCTGGGCCTCTCTGAGGCGTCGTCGAAGACGATCCGGCGGGCCCATGCGGTCCATCCGATTTCGGCGCTCCAATCCGAGTATTCGCTCTGGACCCGCGACCCGGAAGGGGAGATCCTGTCCACCGTGCGGGAGCTCGGCATCGGGTTCGTCGCGTTCAGTCCTCTAGGCCGCGGATTCTTCACGGGGACGATTCAATCTCCGGACGAACTCGACGCCGACGACTTCCGACGGTCCCTTCCTCGCTTTCAACGTGACAACTTCCACCGGAACCAAGAACTCGTCGAGCGGATCCGCGAAATTGCGGCGGAGAAACGGGTGACCTCGGGGCAGCTGGCACTCGCCTGGCTCCTGCGCCAGGGGGACGACATCGTCCCGATCCCCGGGACGAAGCAGCGCAGGTATCTCGAGGAGAACGTCCGCGCCGTCGACGTGCACCTCACGCGGTCGGACCTCGAACGGATTGACGCGGCATTCCCGAAAGGGGCCGCCGCCGGGGACCGCTACGCCGACATGTCGTCCGTGAACCGATAG
- a CDS encoding SDR family NAD(P)-dependent oxidoreductase: protein MEIRDSVAIVTGASRGIGRATASLLAEHGAKVVVNARKESEGLLGVAKELQARGPVLVAAGDVGDFDACRTIVRSAVERFGPVDVLVNNAGIFELKKAAVMEPRDWESIFRVHVFGAFNMIRHVLPTMIERKRGVIVNIASFAAVRPPGPGRAHYAAAKAALLGLTRALGLEVAHANVRVAAVAPGLTDTEMVRRGIPNLAERVAHIPLGRMAKPEEIAHVVRFLIENDFVTAETVFVSGGE, encoded by the coding sequence ATGGAGATCCGTGATTCGGTCGCGATCGTCACGGGAGCCTCGCGCGGCATCGGGCGAGCGACCGCCTCGTTGCTGGCCGAGCATGGCGCGAAGGTCGTCGTGAACGCGCGGAAGGAAAGCGAGGGCTTGCTGGGCGTCGCGAAGGAGCTCCAGGCCCGAGGCCCGGTGCTCGTCGCCGCGGGGGACGTCGGAGACTTCGATGCGTGTCGGACGATCGTGCGGTCCGCCGTCGAGCGATTCGGACCCGTCGATGTCTTGGTGAACAACGCGGGGATCTTCGAGCTCAAGAAGGCCGCGGTGATGGAACCACGGGACTGGGAGTCCATCTTCCGCGTCCACGTCTTCGGCGCGTTCAACATGATCCGCCACGTGCTGCCGACGATGATCGAACGAAAGCGAGGGGTCATCGTGAACATCGCCTCATTCGCGGCGGTGCGTCCGCCCGGTCCGGGCCGCGCCCACTACGCGGCCGCAAAGGCGGCGCTCCTCGGGCTCACGCGGGCGCTGGGCCTCGAGGTGGCGCACGCCAACGTCCGGGTCGCCGCGGTCGCCCCGGGCCTCACGGACACGGAAATGGTCCGACGGGGGATTCCGAACCTCGCGGAACGGGTGGCGCACATCCCGCTCGGCCGCATGGCAAAGCCAGAAGAGATCGCCCACGTGGTCCGGTTCCTCATCGAGAACGATTTCGTGACCGCGGAGACGGTCTTCGTCTCGGGCGGCGAGTGA
- a CDS encoding aldo/keto reductase, whose amino-acid sequence MALSLDTRVPLTDGTKMPALGLGVWQAASGKETQRAVAAALEAGYRLIDTAKLYGNEQDVGLAVRASKIPRDEIFITTKLWNTDHGYEAALRAFERSRRELDVGSIDLYLIHWPVPELRLESWKALLQLKEKGLARSIGVSNYTIRHLEALLASSPSPPSVNQVEFHPFLYQSDLLAFCRGRDIQLEAYSPLTRGHRLDHPVIRALAAEYGQTPAQVLIRWGLQHGLVVIPKSVRPERIRENAQVFDFELSRAAMARLDALDEGSHVDWDPDDQP is encoded by the coding sequence ATGGCGCTCTCCCTCGACACCCGCGTCCCGCTGACCGACGGGACGAAGATGCCGGCCCTCGGGCTCGGGGTGTGGCAGGCCGCATCCGGGAAGGAGACGCAGCGGGCGGTCGCGGCGGCGCTCGAGGCCGGCTACCGACTGATCGACACGGCGAAGCTCTACGGGAACGAGCAGGACGTCGGCTTGGCGGTCCGTGCGAGCAAGATCCCGCGCGACGAGATCTTCATCACGACGAAATTGTGGAACACGGACCACGGATACGAGGCGGCGCTCCGGGCGTTCGAGCGAAGCCGGCGGGAGCTCGACGTCGGCTCAATCGACCTCTACCTCATCCACTGGCCCGTGCCGGAGCTGCGCCTGGAATCGTGGAAGGCGCTGCTCCAACTCAAGGAGAAGGGGCTGGCGCGGTCGATCGGTGTGAGCAACTACACGATTCGCCACCTCGAGGCTCTCCTGGCGTCCTCGCCCAGCCCGCCGTCGGTGAACCAGGTCGAGTTCCATCCGTTCCTCTATCAATCGGATCTGCTCGCGTTCTGCCGGGGCCGCGACATCCAGCTCGAAGCCTACAGCCCGCTCACCCGCGGACATCGACTCGACCATCCCGTAATCAGGGCCCTCGCCGCAGAATACGGACAAACGCCCGCCCAAGTCCTGATCCGTTGGGGACTCCAGCATGGCCTCGTCGTGATCCCGAAGTCGGTCCGACCCGAACGGATCCGCGAGAACGCACAGGTCTTCGATTTCGAGCTCTCGCGGGCCGCGATGGCGCGCCTCGACGCGCTCGACGAGGGGTCCCATGTCGACTGGGACCCGGACGACCAGCCGTAG
- a CDS encoding arginine deiminase family protein, whose translation MTASYGSQSMTDPLRIVLVRRPDDSFSVADPKAWGYTARPNLEAARNEHDGLVALLRASGVDVRRDAEPQPGRADAIFVHDPAIVTDRGAIVLRMGKELRRGEEASIGKALAKEGVPIVGSLRAPATAEGGDLLWVNHDVLAVGRGFRTNADGLRQLREILGESGVRTEPVPLPYHRGPDACLHLMSLISLVDEDLAVVYRRLLPVPFWTDLRERGFDFIDVPEHEFETMAPNVLAVAPRDCITLEGNPITRRLLEDAGCRVRTYRGNEISLKAEGGATCLTRPILRAR comes from the coding sequence GTGACCGCGTCCTACGGATCCCAGAGCATGACCGACCCGTTGCGAATTGTTCTCGTCCGTCGACCGGACGATTCGTTCTCAGTCGCGGATCCGAAGGCGTGGGGCTACACGGCACGGCCGAATCTGGAAGCCGCCCGGAACGAACACGACGGGCTCGTGGCCCTGTTGCGTGCGTCCGGCGTCGACGTCCGCAGGGATGCCGAACCGCAGCCGGGCCGGGCCGATGCGATCTTCGTGCACGACCCCGCGATCGTGACGGACCGAGGCGCGATCGTGTTGCGGATGGGCAAGGAGCTCCGGCGAGGCGAGGAGGCGTCGATCGGAAAGGCCCTCGCCAAGGAGGGCGTGCCGATCGTCGGGAGCCTGCGGGCCCCGGCCACCGCAGAAGGCGGTGACCTCCTCTGGGTGAACCACGACGTGCTCGCGGTCGGACGAGGCTTCCGCACGAACGCCGATGGGCTCCGGCAACTTCGCGAGATCCTCGGCGAATCAGGCGTACGCACCGAGCCGGTCCCGCTTCCCTACCACCGAGGACCGGACGCGTGCCTCCATTTAATGTCCCTGATTAGCCTCGTCGACGAGGACCTCGCGGTCGTCTACCGGCGCCTGCTGCCGGTGCCGTTCTGGACGGACCTCCGAGAGAGGGGATTCGACTTCATCGACGTGCCCGAGCACGAGTTCGAGACGATGGCTCCCAACGTGCTCGCGGTGGCCCCGCGGGACTGCATCACTCTCGAAGGCAATCCGATCACGAGGCGACTGCTCGAAGACGCCGGGTGCCGCGTGCGCACATACCGGGGGAACGAGATCTCGCTGAAAGCGGAAGGTGGCGCGACCTGTCTGACCCGCCCCATCCTCCGAGCTCGTTGA